In Cyanobacterium sp. T60_A2020_053, one DNA window encodes the following:
- a CDS encoding aminotransferase class IV produces the protein MYYFDGKLINDDNISLSVYSPSLLYGASIFTTLRVYHQNLDHPLTQWQEHQLRLKNSIIDFEWVEPDWQQIRREAENLSALHPVLRIAIFPDGKELILTRELPPQLQLKQQKGIKGKVLIENQYQRPLPLHKTGNYLIPYLALEKVKKLGFGEGILTDNHNNWLETTTGNLWGYRDNCWFTPSLPQGLLPGIARKFILDNANFTVAENIWHEDFIQGLRALGYSNSVVEFIPFQLIEFSGKLINFDVNHHSINLIKNLFSNQN, from the coding sequence ATGTATTATTTTGATGGCAAATTGATTAACGATGATAACATCAGTTTATCGGTATATAGTCCAAGTTTGCTTTATGGCGCAAGTATTTTCACCACTTTAAGGGTATATCATCAGAATTTAGATCATCCCTTAACCCAGTGGCAAGAACATCAGTTACGATTGAAAAATAGTATCATAGATTTTGAATGGGTTGAGCCTGATTGGCAACAAATTCGCCGAGAAGCAGAAAATTTAAGCGCCCTTCACCCCGTGCTGAGAATTGCCATTTTTCCAGACGGAAAAGAGTTGATTTTAACTAGAGAATTACCACCGCAATTACAGTTAAAACAACAGAAAGGAATCAAAGGCAAAGTATTAATAGAAAATCAATATCAGCGCCCTCTACCACTACATAAAACGGGTAATTATTTAATCCCTTATTTAGCCCTAGAAAAAGTAAAAAAATTAGGATTTGGAGAAGGAATATTAACCGATAATCACAATAATTGGCTAGAAACTACCACCGGAAATTTATGGGGCTATCGTGATAATTGTTGGTTTACGCCGTCATTACCCCAAGGATTGTTACCCGGCATTGCTCGAAAATTTATCCTTGATAATGCTAATTTTACGGTAGCTGAAAATATTTGGCATGAAGATTTTATTCAGGGGTTACGGGCGCTGGGTTATAGTAATAGTGTTGTGGAATTTATTCCATTTCAACTCATTGAATTTTCAGGGAAATTAATTAATTTTGACGTTAATCATCATAGTATTAATTTAATCAAAAATCTTTTTTCAAACCAAAACTAA
- a CDS encoding phycobilisome linker polypeptide — MSLAKSASLGLSFYEENNILERKPNDSDERITQIINAVYRQVVGNSYIMKQERVVNAESRFRNGQLSVRDFVRQIANSDLYRRRFFENSPRYRFTELNFKHLLGRTPENQDEMRFHSDILDTYGYEADINAYVDSEEYSEAFGDNIVPYFRGYKTTKNRTMVEFTHSFAMLRGVASSDYGTNLRSPAIHKNVLTQTAVPIVPPSGGAVGYGWAFQGNDDFSSATRQGVGAGDDGQIFRVEVTGYRAKSFNRQPKFRWSNKVYMIPYNQLSDIYQKVHQQGGAIASITPVN; from the coding sequence ATGTCTCTAGCAAAAAGTGCCAGTTTAGGCTTAAGTTTCTACGAAGAAAATAACATCTTAGAAAGAAAACCTAATGATTCAGATGAGCGTATCACCCAAATTATCAATGCGGTGTATCGTCAAGTAGTAGGTAATTCCTACATCATGAAACAAGAAAGAGTAGTTAATGCTGAATCCCGTTTTCGTAATGGGCAATTAAGCGTCAGAGATTTTGTCAGACAAATTGCCAATTCTGACTTATATCGTCGTCGTTTCTTTGAAAATTCTCCTCGTTATCGTTTTACAGAGTTAAATTTCAAACATTTACTAGGGCGCACTCCCGAAAACCAAGACGAAATGAGATTTCATAGTGACATTCTCGATACTTACGGTTATGAAGCGGATATTAACGCTTATGTGGATTCTGAAGAGTATTCCGAAGCCTTTGGCGATAATATCGTACCCTATTTCCGTGGCTATAAAACCACTAAAAATCGCACCATGGTAGAATTTACCCACAGTTTTGCTATGTTGCGCGGTGTAGCCAGTAGCGATTATGGTACTAATTTACGCTCCCCTGCCATTCATAAAAACGTTTTAACTCAAACCGCTGTGCCTATTGTGCCTCCTTCTGGCGGTGCTGTGGGCTACGGTTGGGCGTTTCAAGGTAATGATGATTTTTCTTCCGCTACTCGTCAGGGGGTGGGCGCTGGAGACGACGGTCAAATTTTCCGAGTCGAAGTTACTGGCTATCGTGCTAAATCTTTCAATCGTCAACCTAAATTCCGTTGGTCTAATAAAGTTTATATGATTCCTTATAACCAGCTTTCGGATATTTACCAAAAAGTTCATCAACAGGGGGGCGCTATTGCCTCTATTACTCCTGTTAACTAA
- the frr gene encoding ribosome recycling factor — MTLIDDLKASMQKSVERTQQDFNTIRTGRANGSLLDKITVDYYGSETPLKTIAGISTPDATTILIQPFDRSSMSQIEKAISLSDIGLTPNNDGQVIRLNIPPLTAERRQEFVKLAGKYAEDGKVSVRNHRRDAIDKVRKQEKNSEISEDEARDLQDQIQKVTDTFTAKIDDLLGVKEKELTNI; from the coding sequence ATGACGTTAATTGATGATTTAAAAGCTAGTATGCAAAAAAGTGTCGAACGGACACAACAAGATTTTAATACTATTCGGACGGGGCGCGCTAATGGTAGTTTACTGGATAAAATTACAGTGGATTATTACGGCTCAGAAACTCCCTTAAAAACTATTGCTGGGATTAGCACTCCCGATGCTACAACTATTTTAATTCAACCTTTTGATCGAAGTAGTATGAGTCAAATTGAAAAGGCAATTTCTCTTTCTGACATTGGTTTAACTCCCAATAATGATGGGCAAGTTATTCGTTTAAATATTCCTCCCCTTACGGCAGAGCGTCGTCAGGAATTTGTTAAATTAGCTGGTAAATATGCTGAAGATGGTAAAGTCTCGGTGCGTAATCATCGCCGTGATGCCATTGATAAGGTAAGAAAACAGGAAAAAAATAGCGAAATTTCTGAAGATGAAGCCAGAGATTTACAGGATCAAATTCAGAAGGTGACTGATACTTTTACGGCTAAAATAGATGACCTTTTAGGGGTGAAAGAAAAGGAATTAACCAATATTTAA
- a CDS encoding UMP kinase, translating into MNQNNKAQLTMIYQRVLLKLSGEALMGNLGYGIDPKVVADIAEDIAEVVQEKVELAIVVGGGNIFRGVKASAAGMDRATADYVGMIATVMNAMTLQDALERLDIPTRVQTAIAMQEVAEPYIRRRAIRHLELGRVVIFGAGSGNPFFTTDTTAALRAAEIDAQVIFKATKVDGVYDSDPMTNPQAKRFQSLNYSHVLTHDLRVMDGTAIALCKENNIPIVVFNLGERGNIIRAIKGESIGTIIGENYDVN; encoded by the coding sequence ATTAATCAAAATAACAAAGCACAACTGACAATGATTTACCAACGAGTTTTACTGAAGTTAAGCGGTGAAGCACTAATGGGTAATTTAGGCTATGGAATCGATCCTAAAGTCGTTGCCGACATAGCTGAAGATATTGCCGAAGTAGTCCAAGAAAAAGTTGAACTTGCCATTGTCGTTGGTGGTGGTAACATTTTTCGGGGGGTAAAAGCCTCCGCTGCGGGGATGGATCGCGCTACAGCGGATTATGTGGGTATGATTGCTACTGTGATGAATGCTATGACTTTACAAGATGCCTTGGAAAGACTGGATATTCCCACTAGGGTGCAAACGGCCATTGCCATGCAAGAAGTTGCCGAGCCTTATATTCGCCGACGTGCCATCCGTCATCTTGAATTAGGTAGAGTGGTAATTTTTGGGGCTGGTAGTGGTAATCCTTTTTTTACCACTGACACCACAGCAGCCCTGAGAGCGGCGGAAATCGATGCTCAGGTCATTTTTAAAGCAACAAAGGTGGATGGCGTTTATGACAGCGATCCTATGACTAATCCTCAAGCCAAGCGCTTTCAAAGTTTAAATTACAGTCATGTATTAACCCATGATTTGCGGGTAATGGATGGTACAGCTATTGCCCTTTGTAAAGAAAATAACATCCCCATTGTGGTTTTTAATTTAGGAGAACGTGGTAATATCATTCGTGCCATTAAAGGCGAATCCATTGGGACAATTATAGGAGAAAATTATGACGTTAATTGA
- the psb27 gene encoding photosystem II protein Psb27 → MKIKSYLSRLFALLLVVVVGLYGCGSTTGLTGNYTQDTLTVLEKMQLAIDLPAETGIEEKKEIQNETRKQINDYISRYRKNANYGGLKSFTTMQTALNSLAGYYTSYGNRPLPDKLKKRLSQEFKQVEFALNKGY, encoded by the coding sequence ATGAAGATAAAATCTTATTTATCAAGGTTATTTGCCCTTCTTTTAGTGGTTGTAGTGGGTTTATACGGTTGTGGTAGTACCACTGGTTTAACTGGTAATTACACTCAGGATACTTTGACGGTATTGGAAAAAATGCAGTTAGCTATTGATTTACCTGCGGAAACTGGCATCGAGGAGAAAAAAGAAATTCAAAACGAAACCAGAAAACAAATTAACGATTATATTTCCCGTTACCGTAAAAATGCTAATTATGGTGGTTTAAAGTCTTTTACTACCATGCAAACGGCGCTTAATTCTCTCGCTGGTTATTATACTTCTTATGGTAATCGTCCTTTACCTGATAAGCTCAAAAAGCGTCTTTCTCAAGAGTTTAAGCAAGTGGAATTTGCGCTCAATAAAGGTTATTAG
- a CDS encoding type II toxin-antitoxin system HicB family antitoxin, translating into MTHKYSMVIQWSQEDQLFLVHLPEFPWQEFHTHGKTYEEAAKNGEEVIDNLVEILIKEKQPLPKPRILLGA; encoded by the coding sequence ATGACACATAAATATAGTATGGTGATTCAATGGTCACAAGAAGATCAACTTTTCCTAGTTCACTTACCAGAGTTTCCATGGCAAGAATTTCACACCCATGGAAAAACCTATGAGGAAGCAGCGAAAAATGGAGAAGAAGTAATTGATAATTTAGTCGAAATCCTCATTAAGGAAAAACAACCCCTTCCCAAACCAAGAATACTTCTTGGTGCTTAA
- a CDS encoding type II toxin-antitoxin system HicA family toxin encodes MPKKIRELKAMVSVAGYVLQPKRGKGSHSFWKHPLLPQEPLTISGKDGDDAPLYLEKAIQKVLKKLKDTEEGK; translated from the coding sequence ATGCCAAAAAAAATAAGAGAATTAAAAGCAATGGTATCTGTAGCAGGTTATGTTCTTCAGCCAAAACGAGGTAAAGGAAGCCATAGTTTTTGGAAACATCCTTTATTGCCTCAAGAACCTTTAACTATTTCGGGAAAAGACGGTGATGATGCGCCATTATACTTAGAAAAAGCAATTCAAAAAGTCTTAAAAAAATTAAAAGATACAGAAGAGGGTAAATAA
- a CDS encoding type II toxin-antitoxin system Phd/YefM family antitoxin, with product MINLSRDIQSLSTFKRNTNELIAQMKESGNPLILTVNGKAELVVQDAMSYQKLLDTITHLETIIGIKKGLDDMAKNDTQCLNQFMEGADQLK from the coding sequence ATGATTAATCTAAGTCGAGATATTCAATCCCTTTCCACTTTTAAGCGCAATACTAATGAATTAATAGCTCAAATGAAAGAAAGTGGCAATCCTCTTATTTTAACGGTTAATGGCAAAGCAGAATTAGTGGTACAAGATGCTATGTCTTATCAAAAATTGCTCGATACTATTACACATTTAGAAACAATTATTGGGATAAAAAAAGGATTAGATGATATGGCAAAAAATGATACTCAATGTCTAAATCAATTTATGGAGGGCGCTGATCAATTAAAATAA
- the priA gene encoding primosomal protein N': MYPSSTSSYSTVAEMKKPYSAPHHWVEVLVDCPYGEGLYTYNIPDDLEVKIGDIVSVPFGNSILGGIALKFTNQLPPDLSIEAVKNIEDVITTGFFPLHYWQVLERVAEYYLTDLIYVVKVALPPKLLGKSQKRIKLLTNNIPDGVENFCSAQTWRILQLLQSSKTGDYSYSFLNQKVKGASRGIKDLIKRGWAQSYLNPPQKAKPKFIKVVTYIGEDQEAKITEKQRDVLVILKNNGSELPLQELMQKCQLNSNSIINSLARKDCIIVQERESLRLLQTAPVTQDLPKKLTKAQESAVNYIQNLQGFQQVLLHGITGSGKTEVYLQIIAPILEQKKSALVLVPEIGLTPQLTQRFQARFGDQVCVYHSALSDGERYDTWRQMLTGEAQVVIGTRSAVFAPLPHLGIIILDEEHDTSFKQSQPAPTYHAKKIAQWRSELTDCPLILGSATPSLETWQQGQEGHYLALPERIEGRPLPPVEIVDMRQELRRGNRSIFSHSLTSALHRLKEDNKQAILFISRRGHSTFVSCRSCGYVMECPHCDVSLSYHYPKEGATQLLRCHYCNHSQIHPKVCPDCGSPYLKFFGTGTQKVLLELEKAFPDLKILRFDSDTTATKNAHTRILNDFAEGRADVLIGTQMLTKGIDLARVTLVGVVSADGLLFHSDYRASERAFQTLTQVAGRAGRGDNAGQVIIQTYSPEHPVIKTVQHHDYHSFIKEELQGRRALDYPPFGYLILLKFTGVDSHKVRETAETITDVCTEILGDEVEILGPAPASIMRVGGRYRWQILLKSPKIFSTEVKNRLLTLREYCPSMVSFSIDVDPLRIE, from the coding sequence ATGTATCCTTCTTCTACCTCATCTTATTCCACTGTAGCGGAAATGAAAAAGCCTTACAGCGCCCCTCACCATTGGGTAGAAGTGTTGGTAGATTGCCCTTATGGAGAAGGTTTATATACTTATAATATTCCTGACGATTTAGAAGTAAAAATAGGTGACATTGTGAGTGTGCCTTTTGGTAATTCTATCCTGGGAGGCATTGCTTTAAAATTTACTAATCAATTACCGCCTGATTTATCTATTGAAGCAGTAAAAAATATTGAAGATGTCATCACTACAGGATTTTTTCCTCTCCATTATTGGCAAGTTTTAGAAAGAGTTGCGGAATATTATTTAACTGATTTAATCTATGTAGTCAAAGTAGCTTTACCACCAAAATTATTAGGTAAATCTCAAAAAAGAATCAAACTTTTAACTAATAATATTCCCGATGGTGTAGAAAACTTTTGTTCCGCTCAAACTTGGCGTATTTTACAATTATTACAAAGTAGTAAAACTGGTGATTATAGTTATAGTTTTCTTAATCAAAAGGTGAAGGGCGCTTCTCGTGGCATCAAGGATTTAATCAAACGGGGGTGGGCGCAAAGCTATCTTAATCCACCGCAAAAAGCCAAACCTAAATTTATTAAAGTTGTTACTTATATTGGTGAAGATCAAGAAGCTAAAATCACAGAAAAACAAAGAGATGTTTTAGTTATTCTCAAAAATAATGGCAGTGAATTACCTTTACAAGAATTGATGCAAAAGTGTCAACTAAATAGTAATTCAATTATCAATAGTTTAGCAAGAAAAGATTGTATTATTGTTCAAGAGCGTGAAAGTTTAAGATTATTACAAACAGCGCCCGTCACCCAAGATTTACCGAAAAAATTAACTAAAGCGCAGGAAAGTGCAGTTAACTATATTCAAAATTTACAAGGATTTCAGCAAGTATTATTACATGGTATAACTGGCTCAGGAAAAACAGAAGTATATTTGCAAATAATTGCACCCATTTTAGAGCAAAAAAAATCAGCGTTGGTTTTAGTGCCAGAAATTGGTTTGACTCCCCAACTTACCCAAAGATTTCAAGCGCGCTTCGGTGATCAAGTATGCGTGTACCATAGCGCCCTCAGCGACGGCGAGAGATATGATACTTGGCGACAAATGTTGACAGGGGAAGCACAAGTGGTAATTGGCACGAGAAGCGCCGTATTTGCACCCTTGCCCCATTTAGGTATTATCATTTTAGATGAAGAACACGATACCAGTTTTAAACAAAGCCAACCAGCGCCCACCTACCACGCCAAAAAAATAGCTCAGTGGCGCTCAGAATTAACGGATTGCCCCTTAATTTTAGGCTCGGCTACCCCATCTCTGGAAACTTGGCAACAAGGGCAAGAAGGACATTATTTAGCCCTTCCAGAAAGGATTGAAGGGCGCCCTCTCCCCCCCGTAGAAATTGTCGATATGCGCCAAGAATTACGGCGCGGCAACCGCAGTATTTTTAGTCACTCTCTCACCAGCGCCCTCCACCGTTTAAAAGAGGATAATAAACAGGCGATTTTATTTATTTCTCGGCGCGGTCATAGTACCTTTGTATCTTGTCGCAGTTGTGGTTATGTGATGGAATGTCCCCATTGTGACGTATCGTTATCCTATCACTATCCCAAGGAGGGCGCTACCCAATTATTGCGCTGTCATTATTGCAACCATAGCCAAATTCATCCCAAAGTCTGCCCTGACTGTGGTTCACCCTATCTTAAATTCTTCGGCACAGGCACTCAGAAGGTGCTATTGGAGCTAGAAAAAGCATTTCCTGACTTAAAAATCCTTCGTTTTGATAGTGACACCACAGCCACAAAAAACGCCCATACACGCATTTTAAATGATTTTGCTGAAGGTAGGGCGGATGTCTTAATTGGTACACAAATGTTAACTAAAGGTATCGATTTAGCGCGCGTCACCCTAGTTGGGGTGGTATCTGCTGACGGTTTACTATTTCATTCCGATTATCGTGCCAGTGAAAGGGCGTTTCAAACCTTAACCCAAGTGGCGGGAAGGGCAGGGCGCGGTGACAATGCGGGGCAGGTTATCATTCAAACTTATTCCCCTGAGCATCCTGTCATTAAAACCGTTCAACACCATGATTATCATAGCTTTATCAAGGAAGAACTGCAAGGGCGGAGGGCGCTGGATTATCCCCCTTTTGGTTATTTAATTTTACTCAAATTTACGGGGGTTGATAGTCACAAGGTGAGAGAGACGGCGGAAACTATTACCGATGTTTGCACAGAGATATTAGGGGATGAAGTGGAAATTTTAGGACCAGCACCAGCTAGTATTATGAGGGTTGGAGGGCGCTATCGGTGGCAAATTTTGCTCAAATCTCCTAAAATTTTCTCTACTGAAGTAAAAAATCGTTTACTAACACTGAGGGAATATTGTCCCTCCATGGTATCTTTTAGTATTGATGTTGATCCTTTGCGCATTGAATAA
- a CDS encoding FAD-binding oxidoreductase, whose protein sequence is MNQTFVTPSQRQVKEILDFCNLNNIELIELTQDTQWQNKIKMAMVDENGCPNYLILPNTYAMLSQLVTFAYDTKRCVFLTGNGSKLGWGALRTGIDFVISTQNLTKILDFQEEDLVIKVQSGLKIKDLNAFLAQRGQFLPIDGFFEEEATVGGVVATANTVSYRQRYGGIRDLVLGISVVRSDGEIVKAGGKVVKNVAGYDLMKLFTGSYGSLGVIADVTFRLYPMPADSQTIIVFGDNLVELRKKIVNSGLTPTMADWLSAPLTSKLNLGNTPSMALRFQSITPSVEQQIKQIQQWNNDYLLLQGEKETQFWRGIKEMVEGAGILCKCGILPSEISDFYHTFSCLGLINISSGVGYLGLATDTRSHQIRQIRAYCEEREGYLSVLRAPDSLKKQVDEWGYIGNGLTVMKKLKEKFDPQSVFTNRLF, encoded by the coding sequence ATGAATCAAACTTTTGTCACTCCTTCTCAAAGACAAGTCAAGGAAATCCTAGATTTTTGTAACCTTAATAATATCGAATTGATCGAATTAACTCAAGATACACAATGGCAGAATAAAATTAAAATGGCAATGGTAGATGAGAATGGTTGTCCTAACTACCTTATTTTACCGAATACCTACGCTATGCTATCACAATTAGTTACTTTTGCCTATGATACTAAAAGGTGTGTTTTCCTCACTGGAAATGGTAGTAAATTGGGCTGGGGCGCCCTCCGCACTGGTATAGATTTTGTCATCAGTACCCAAAATTTAACAAAAATTTTAGATTTTCAAGAAGAAGATTTGGTTATCAAAGTTCAATCAGGGTTAAAGATTAAGGATTTAAACGCCTTTTTAGCCCAAAGAGGTCAATTTTTACCTATTGACGGTTTTTTTGAGGAAGAAGCGACGGTGGGGGGAGTGGTAGCTACGGCAAATACGGTAAGTTACCGTCAACGCTATGGGGGAATCCGTGATTTAGTGTTGGGTATTTCGGTGGTGCGTAGTGATGGGGAAATCGTCAAAGCTGGGGGAAAAGTGGTTAAAAATGTTGCTGGTTATGACTTGATGAAATTATTTACGGGGTCTTATGGTAGTCTTGGGGTAATTGCTGATGTTACTTTTCGTTTATATCCTATGCCGGCGGATTCGCAAACTATCATTGTTTTCGGTGACAATTTGGTTGAGTTGAGAAAAAAGATAGTCAACTCGGGGTTAACTCCTACCATGGCGGATTGGTTATCAGCGCCCCTCACCTCTAAGCTAAACTTAGGAAATACTCCTAGTATGGCGTTAAGATTTCAAAGTATTACTCCTAGTGTAGAGCAACAAATAAAACAAATTCAGCAATGGAATAATGATTATTTATTATTACAAGGGGAAAAAGAAACGCAATTTTGGCGGGGAATTAAGGAAATGGTGGAGGGCGCTGGGATATTATGTAAATGTGGTATTTTACCTAGTGAAATCAGCGATTTTTACCATACTTTTTCTTGTCTTGGATTAATTAATATTAGTAGTGGAGTAGGTTATTTAGGATTAGCAACGGATACTAGAAGTCACCAAATTAGACAAATAAGAGCATATTGTGAAGAAAGAGAAGGTTATCTGTCAGTGTTGAGGGCGCCTGACTCTCTAAAAAAACAAGTTGATGAGTGGGGTTACATCGGTAATGGCTTAACTGTGATGAAAAAATTAAAAGAAAAATTTGATCCTCAATCAGTCTTTACCAATCGCTTATTTTAA
- a CDS encoding acyl-CoA desaturase, producing MTVTTSQEKLPLDWNVILYMASIHILALFALLPSNFSWGALGIFFVLYWLTACIGITLGFHRLVSHRSFETPKWLEYLLILCGSLACQGGPIQWVGLHRVHHKFSDHDGDPHDSNKGFWWSHMGWMFVKNPANKLVPKYTKDIQNDPFYKFCDSYFIPIQVVLGLLLFAFGGWSYVVWGIFLRLVVVFHVTWFVNSATHKFGYQSHESDDHSRNCWWVAILTFGEGWHNNHHAYQYSARHGLQWWEVDLTWVTIQFLSLFGLAKNIKLAPSRLPTKVS from the coding sequence ATGACAGTTACAACTTCACAAGAAAAATTACCCCTAGATTGGAACGTAATTCTCTATATGGCTAGTATCCATATATTAGCCCTATTCGCATTGTTACCTAGCAACTTTAGCTGGGGTGCGCTGGGCATTTTCTTTGTACTCTATTGGTTAACCGCCTGTATTGGGATTACCCTAGGTTTTCACCGCCTTGTGTCTCACCGCAGTTTTGAGACTCCTAAATGGTTAGAATACCTTTTAATCCTTTGTGGCTCTCTAGCTTGTCAGGGTGGACCTATTCAGTGGGTTGGTTTACACCGAGTACACCATAAATTTTCCGACCATGATGGCGATCCCCATGATTCCAATAAAGGTTTTTGGTGGAGTCACATGGGTTGGATGTTTGTCAAAAATCCGGCGAATAAATTAGTTCCTAAATATACTAAAGATATTCAAAATGATCCTTTCTATAAATTTTGTGATAGCTATTTTATCCCTATCCAAGTAGTCTTAGGTCTATTACTATTTGCGTTTGGAGGCTGGTCTTATGTTGTTTGGGGGATTTTCCTTCGTTTAGTGGTGGTTTTCCACGTTACTTGGTTTGTCAACAGCGCTACCCATAAATTTGGTTATCAGAGTCATGAATCCGATGATCACTCTCGTAATTGCTGGTGGGTGGCTATTTTAACTTTTGGAGAAGGTTGGCATAATAATCACCATGCCTATCAATACTCTGCTCGTCATGGTTTACAGTGGTGGGAAGTTGATTTAACTTGGGTTACCATTCAATTTTTGTCTTTGTTTGGTTTAGCTAAAAATATCAAACTAGCGCCCTCCAGACTACCCACAAAGGTTTCTTAA
- a CDS encoding DUF3365 domain-containing protein, whose protein sequence is MSSKNILSSQYYANLKLGQKLTAVLGGIFIAGSILSGLALSSLLNQSAQREIASQALILMNTMNSVRNYTTNQIQPELVDRLDEEFLPQTVPAYSATEVFDHFRTNENYEQFFYKEATLNPTNPRDQADEFETQIVEQFRNSNDLDILQGFRNSDGQEIFYTAKPLKIGAQSCLQCHSTPDIAPVTMIEKYGSEGGFGWQLNEIIGSQVVFVPASIVIDSARRSFFLSMSIVVGIFALVIVAVNFWLRKTVVTPITRMTQVAEVVSHGDLEAEFQQRSNDEVGQLAESFSRMKTSFQLAMKKLERLKQKYSSD, encoded by the coding sequence ATGAGTTCAAAAAATATATTATCCTCGCAATACTACGCCAATTTAAAATTAGGGCAAAAATTAACGGCTGTTTTAGGAGGGATTTTCATTGCTGGAAGTATCCTCAGTGGTTTGGCTTTATCGAGTTTGTTGAATCAAAGCGCCCAACGGGAAATTGCTTCCCAAGCATTGATTTTGATGAATACCATGAATTCCGTGAGGAATTATACAACTAATCAAATTCAACCGGAGTTGGTGGATCGTTTGGATGAGGAGTTTTTACCACAAACTGTACCGGCTTACTCGGCAACGGAAGTATTTGACCATTTTCGCACTAATGAAAATTATGAACAGTTTTTTTACAAGGAAGCTACTCTAAATCCCACTAATCCTCGTGATCAAGCTGACGAATTTGAAACTCAAATTGTTGAACAATTTAGAAATTCTAATGATTTAGATATTTTACAGGGTTTTCGTAATAGTGATGGTCAGGAAATTTTTTATACGGCTAAACCTTTGAAAATAGGAGCGCAAAGTTGTTTACAATGTCATTCTACCCCTGATATAGCGCCCGTCACCATGATCGAAAAATATGGCTCTGAAGGGGGTTTTGGTTGGCAATTAAATGAAATTATTGGCTCTCAGGTGGTTTTTGTTCCTGCTAGTATAGTAATTGACAGCGCCCGTCGTTCATTTTTCTTGAGTATGTCTATTGTGGTGGGCATTTTTGCGTTGGTAATTGTGGCGGTGAATTTTTGGTTACGCAAAACCGTTGTTACTCCCATTACTCGCATGACACAGGTGGCGGAAGTGGTTAGTCATGGGGATTTAGAGGCGGAATTTCAGCAACGTTCTAATGATGAAGTTGGACAACTGGCGGAATCTTTTAGCCGAATGAAAACCAGTTTCCAACTTGCCATGAAAAAATTAGAGCGTTTAAAACAAAAATATTCCAGCGATTAA
- the fldA gene encoding flavodoxin FldA produces MAKIGLFYGTQTGNTETLAESIQSALGGDSIVDLYDVADIEPSDLEGYDYLIIGCPTWNVGELQSDWEGLYEDLDDLNFEGKKVAYFGAGDQIGYGDNFQDAMGLLEEKISANGGKTVGYWSTEGYDFNESKAVKNGKFVGLAIDEDNQSDLTDERIQAWVKQIKSEFGL; encoded by the coding sequence ATGGCAAAAATTGGCTTATTTTATGGCACTCAAACCGGTAACACCGAAACTCTCGCCGAATCAATTCAAAGCGCCCTTGGTGGTGATAGTATCGTTGATTTATATGATGTTGCTGATATTGAACCTAGTGATCTTGAAGGCTATGATTATTTAATTATCGGTTGTCCTACTTGGAATGTAGGAGAATTACAGAGCGATTGGGAAGGTTTATACGAAGATTTGGACGATCTCAATTTTGAAGGCAAAAAGGTTGCTTATTTTGGTGCTGGAGACCAAATTGGCTATGGTGATAACTTCCAAGATGCCATGGGTTTATTAGAAGAAAAAATTTCCGCCAATGGTGGCAAAACCGTTGGTTATTGGTCAACAGAAGGTTATGATTTTAATGAATCTAAAGCTGTTAAAAATGGCAAGTTCGTTGGTTTAGCCATTGATGAAGATAACCAATCTGACTTGACTGATGAGCGCATTCAGGCTTGGGTAAAACAAATTAAATCCGAGTTTGGATTGTAA